The Astatotilapia calliptera chromosome 2, fAstCal1.2, whole genome shotgun sequence genome includes a window with the following:
- the glod5 gene encoding glyoxalase domain-containing protein 5, whose amino-acid sequence MALRAAGGRLWQFQKSCLKVTSFQTLGTVKYKRSCPVEVSHLDHLVLTVKSVPDTISFYSSVLGMEVVTFKGNRKALSFGQQKFNLHQRGQEFEPKAKHPISGSADLCLITKTPLAEVAAHLKACGVKIEEGPVERTGAVGTIISLYFRDPDQNLIEVSNYNQSTAKDSS is encoded by the exons ATGGCGCTCCGGGCAGCTGGAGGTCGTTTATGGCAGTTTCAGAAGAGCTGTCTGAAG GTTACCAGCTTTCAAACACTAGGAACTGTCAAATACAAAAGAAGCTGTCCCGTTGAAGTGAGCCATCTGGATCATTTGGTGCTTACAGTGAAAAGTGTGCCAGATACCATCAGTTTTTACAGCTCAGTTCTTGGCATGGAGGTGGTCACTTTTAAG GGAAACCGCAAGGCTCTGAGCTTTGGGCAGCAGAAGTTTAACCTTCACCAGCGGGGGCAGGAGTTTGAACCAAAAGCTAAGCATCCAATCTCCGGCTCTGCAGACTTGTGCCTCATAACCAAAACCCCTCTAGCTGAAGTAGCTGCTCATCTTAAG GCTTGTGGAGTCAAGATTGAAGAGGGTCCCGTGGAGAGGACGGGGGCTGTGGGGACCATCATCTCACTGTACTTTAGAGATCCTGACCAAAATCTTATTGAAGTGTCAAACTATAACCAGTCAACAGCAAAGGACTCTTCTTGA
- the rlim gene encoding E3 ubiquitin-protein ligase RLIM, protein MEGSDSVEQNGSELPESQRRRQLDRLDREEAFYQFVNNLSDEDYRLMRDNNLLGTPGEVTQDELFNRLQQIKDGPEQQNNTAGTESVEDPVEQPESSEDPASGDSLLDWLNTVRRTGNTTRTGHRGNQSWRAVSQTNPNSGDFRFSLEISVNRNLAEQQAAIEGEQESSEQPPEESSEQPPEESSEQPPEESQSPEESSEQSPEDRSEQPPEELPEQSPEQAPEGQEMVANAEPPVPMETEVVEEPVVDELAVIVEPEPELEEVVSQELVSESPTSPSPLPVQPPLCPSPRRGQRRPRSRSPEPRRTRARLARSRSPLNLDQLDGLPNPRHSYISQSASSSSSAPPVPQVEGSSRTRQHVLSRPSHTDGDAQQSRAVAESIPEAHNVASQEVEASGGEGGAAGRRPPTIMLDLQVRRVRPGEYRQRDSIASRTRSRSQNSNNTFMYESERGGFRRTFSRSERAGVRTYVSTIRIPIRRISDAGLGEATSMALQSMIRQIMTGFGELGYLMDSDSDSSDSNRGASAPAEIEALHNPDATPADAPAADVDEQPVAAGGRGRTVETDMDEGLATGPPPTGGRARPRPPIGLEEPSSLPFLRLAHFFLLNDDDEDQPQGLTKEQIDNLSMRNFGESDALKTCSVCITEYAEGNKLRKLPCSHEYHVHCIDRWLSENSTCPICRRAVLVSANRESVV, encoded by the exons ATGGAGGGGTCTGACAGCGTGGAACAGAATGGCAGTGAACTGCCAGAGTCACAGCGCAGGAGGCAGCTGGACCGCCTGGACAGGGAGGAGGCCTTTTACCAGTTCGTCAACAATCTCAGTGATGAAGACTACCGTCTCATGAGAGACAACAaccttttgggcactccag GCGAGGTAACACAAGATGAGTTATTCAATAGACTACAGCAAATCAAAGATGGTCCTGAGCAACAGAATAACACCGCTGGTACTGAAAGTGTAGAAGATCCAGTTG AACAACCGGAAAGCTCAGAGGATCCTGCCAGTGGTGATAGTCTGCTTGACTGGCTGAACACTGTGAGGCGCACAGGCAACACAACTAGAACCGGTCATCGTGGGAATCAGTCATGGCGGGCTGTGAGCCAGACCAACCCGAACAGTGGCGATTTTCGCTTCAGTCTAGAAATCAGTGTGAACCGCAATCTGGCTGAGCAACAGGCAGCTATTGAGGGAGAGCAGGAATCATCAGAGCAACCTCCAGAAGAATCATCAGAGCAACCTCCAGAAGAATCATCAGAGCAACCTCCAGAAGAATCGCAATCGCCAGAAGAATCGTCAGAGCAATCGCCAGAAGATAGGTCAGAGCAACCTCCAGAAGAATTGCCAGAACAGTCTCCAGAACAAGCTCCAGAGGGTCAAGAAATGGTGGCAAATGCTGAACCACCAGTTCCCATGGAGACAGAAGTGGTAGAAGAACCAGTTGTAGATGAGTTGGCGGTCATAGTGGAACCAGAGCCTGAACTAGAAGAGGTTGTTTCACAAGAGCTTGTAAGTGAATCTCCCACCTCACCTTCTCCCCTGCCAGTGCAGCCACCACTCTGTCCTTCTCCACGCAGAGGGCAAAGGAGACCCCGCAGCCGAAGTCCAGAACCACGCAGGACTCGGGCCCGTTTAGCCAGGAGCCGCTCCCCTCTCAACTTGGATCAACTTGATGGACTTCCTAATCCACGGCATTCTTACATCTCTCAAAGTGCCAGTTCTTCCAGCAGTGCTCCCCCTGTACCTCAAGTGGAGGGTAGCTCACGGACTCGACAGCATGTTCTTTCAAGACCAAGCCACACTGATGGAGATGCTCAGCAGTCTAGGGCAGTTGCAGAATCCATTCCAGAGGCCCACAATGTTGCCTCTCAGGAGGTAGAAGCCTCTGGGGGCGAAGGGGGCGCAGCAGGGCGTCGCCCCCCTACTATTATGCTTGACCTTCAGGTGCGCCGTGTGCGTCCAGGTGAATATCGGCAAAGAGACAGCATTGCCAGTCGTACTCGCTCGCGCTCCCAGAACTCAAACAACACATTTATGTATGAGAGTGAACGTGGTGGATTTCGTAGGACTTTCTCGCGCTCTGAGCGTGCTGGTGTGAGGACCTACGTCAGCACTATTCGCATCCCCATCCGAAGAATCTCCGATGCAGGTTTGGGAGAGGCAACTTCAATGGCTCTCCAGTCTATGATACGGCAGATCATGACTGGGTTTGGTGAGCTTGGCTACCTCATGGACTCTGACTCTGACTCTTCAGATTCAAACCGTGGAGCCAGTGCTCCTGCAGAAATAGAAGCCCTCCATAATCCAGATGCTACACCTGCCgatgctcctgctgctgatgttgACGAGCAACCGGTTGCTGCTGGAGGCAGAGGAAGGACGGTTGAAACTGATATGGATGAAGGCCTTGCCACTGGTCCGCCTCCCACTGGTGGCAGGGCTCGACCAAGACCACCTATCGGCCTGGAGGAGCCCAGCTCCCTGCCCTTCCTGCGACTTGCTCACTTCTTCCTactaaatgatgatgatgaagaccAGCCCCAGGGGCTGACCAAAGAACAGATTGACAACCTCTCCATGCGCAACTTTGGAGAGAGTGATGCCTTGAAGACTTGCAGTGTGTGCATAACAGAGTATGCAGAAGGGAACAAGCTACGTAAGCTTCCCTGCTCTCACGAGTACCATGTGCACTGCATAGACCGCTGGCTCTCCGAAAACTCCACATGCCCCATTTGCCGCAGGGCTGTCCTAGTGTCAGCCAACAGAGAGAGTGTGGTGTAA